The window GTTGCCGACGATGCTCAGCCACAAGCCGTCTTTTTCTAAATGAGCGGCTACATTTTTAGCAAAGCTCTTCCGTTCTTCGTCCGAATTTAATGAATGAAAACAGCCTCTATCAAAGGCAAAGCCAAAGGGCGCTTCTTCCATTTTGTTTGTAAGGAAATCAAACACCATAAAGGTACATTTGACATTCCCTTTTGAGACTTCTTCTATAGCCTTCTGTATGGCAACATCCGAAGTATCAATACCGATTACAGCAAAGTTTTTTTGCGCAAGCCATATGGAGTTATCACCGGTTCCGCACCCAATATCCAGCGCTTTACAGGGTTTTATATCCATGGCGGTTACAGTCTGAATAAGGTTGAAATCCGGTTTCCCAATGGCCCAAGGAGTATCGCCGGCTTTATATCTTTTTTGGTAACGTTCCTCTATCATTGTCTTTTTGATACCTCCTATAGACATAGAACGTTTTCTTCAACGGTGCACCACTTTCCACCCAGCCGCTGTTTTTAGACCGTTCTTTTTATCCATTATTATATATTATTTCAAATTAAAGCAAGTCCTTTTTTCAAAACGAAGACAGTTATTTCTCCCCGTGCATTTATTAATCACAAAACTCCCGCGCTAGGGTAATTTCCTCTTCTTATAGAAGTTGATCTTCCCCGATATATTCATCATCGTTAATACACTCGTCCGAGAAAGGACAGTCGTAACAATCAAATGGACAAAACATTTATATTCCTCCGAATCCGGCTTTTTATTGAAACATTCCACCATTTTATGATCGAGGCCGACGGAAAGATGTTTTCTCCGCCGTTCGTCTGCTCGGTCTTTTGAATTGTTTTTTTGTTTTCAGCAAAACCGCCCCCTTCATCCGGGATCCTTTTTTTCTACAG is drawn from Desulforamulus ruminis DSM 2154 and contains these coding sequences:
- a CDS encoding class I SAM-dependent methyltransferase, with the protein product MIEERYQKRYKAGDTPWAIGKPDFNLIQTVTAMDIKPCKALDIGCGTGDNSIWLAQKNFAVIGIDTSDVAIQKAIEEVSKGNVKCTFMVFDFLTNKMEEAPFGFAFDRGCFHSLNSDEERKSFAKNVAAHLEKDGLWLSIVGNADEQRDGPGPPQRTAGDIVNSVEPYFEILSLVSSHFGSNRQNPPRAWVCLMRKRPLA